One window of the Salvia miltiorrhiza cultivar Shanhuang (shh) chromosome 6, IMPLAD_Smil_shh, whole genome shotgun sequence genome contains the following:
- the LOC130990058 gene encoding glutathione S-transferase T3-like translates to MDREFDEYLEQQGGSRLPMMGFAPFSQASNVLATGNVPTPAANANVQEEPEEVKPKAKGTRAAYSSEESELVAILWAEATHNPILGTSQKLLQYWGAIAEKFNVLNTSGAPPRKPDHLKSHFARIQKETKFFEGFYNTCKDNWGSGMSDDQIFQQAHTMFEANFKKQFSYVKAWKVLRECQRFTSQAGDVHSAKKSKGSDGGATTTSSDPSVMTRPQGQKAAKRDKGKAKKGEGSSGGGSTFSDALEKVAESMREHALKTGKIAEVKKMQAEMKREEMNMKLLNKDMTGMTEAQLALHNHLVQESIARHNLPSIYASPQFERV, encoded by the exons ATGGATCGTGAATTCGATGAATACCTCGAGCAACAAGGCGGATCGAGGCTTCCaatgatggggtttgctccaTTTTCACAAGCCTCCAATGTCTTGGCTACGGGAAATGTTCCCACGCCGGCGGCAAACGCCAACGTCCAAGAAGAGCCGGAGGAGGTGAAGCCGAAAGCCAAGGGCACCCGCGCTGCATATTCTAGCGAGGAGTCCGAGCTCGTGGCAATCTTGTGGGCCGAGGCAACCCACAATCCTATTTTGGGGACCTCTCaaaagttgctccaatattggggagcaatCGCGGAGAAATTCAACGTGCTCAATACGTCGGGAGCGCCGCCGCGAAAGCCGGATCATCTCAAATCCCACTTCGCCCGTATCCAAAAGGAGACGAAATTCTTCGAGGGCTTCTACAATACTTGCAAGGACAATTGGGGGAGTGGTATGAGCGACGATCAAATCTTCCAACAAGCCCATACGATGTTCGAGGcgaatttcaagaagcaattctcctacgtcaaagcttggaaagtgcttCGTGAATGCCAAAGATTCACGTCGCAAGCCGGGGATGTCCACTCCGCAAAAaagtcgaagggctccgatggtggAGCAACCACTACTTCTTCGGATCCGAGTGTCATGACGagaccccaaggccaaaaagcggCAAAGCGAGACAAGGGCAAGGCGAAGAAGGGAGAAGGGTCTTCGGGAGGAGGTTCGACGTTCTCCGACGCcctcgagaaggtggccgaaagcATGAGGGAGCATGCTCTCAAAACGGGGAAAATCGCCGAGgtcaaaaaaatgcaagccgagaTGAAACGAGAGGAGATgaatatgaagctcttgaacaaggaCATGACGGGTATGACAGAGGCACAATTGGCCTTGCACAACCAcctagtccaagaa TCGATTGCGAGGCACAATTTGCCCTCAATTTATGCATCTCCTCAATTTGAAAGGGTTTGA
- the LOC130988003 gene encoding germin-like protein subfamily 3 member 4, which yields MKHHKLLHLLLASLLASIRPCIGGDGDNLYDVCPGDPANQKIFFNGYPCKAPSEVTASDFKSSVLGSPGDTDNFYRSSTTLATAAEFPGLNTLGLSAARTDMDVDGMVMPHAHPRASEVMFVRAGVVAAGFVDSANRVFQKRLGQGEVFVFPKGLLHFCFNAGFEQATVFSVLNSQNPGLASVSGAMFAEKAMEKLRSVSMEDLNGVSSMELFGE from the coding sequence ATGAAACACCACAAACTACTGCACCTCCTCCTGGCCTCCCTCTTGGCCTCCATCCGCCCCTGCATCGGCGGCGACGGCGACAACCTCTACGACGTCTGCCCGGGCGACCCCGCGAACCAGAAAATCTTCTTCAACGGCTACCCGTGCAAGGCGCCGTCGGAGGTGACGGCGTCGGACTTCAAGTCGTCGGTGCTGGGCTCGCCCGGGGACACCGACAACTTCTACCGGTCGTCCACGACCCTGGCCACGGCCGCGGAGTTCCCCGGGCTGAACACCCTGGGGCTCTCCGCGGCCCGGACGGACATGGACGTGGACGGCATGGTGATGCCGCACGCCCACCCCCGCGCCTCCGAGGTGATGTTCGTGAGGGCCGGGGTGGTGGCGGCCGGGTTCGTGGACTCCGCGAACCGGGTGTTTCAGAAACGGCTGGGGCAGGGGGAGGTGTTCGTGTTTCCTAAAGGGCTGCTGCATTTCTGCTTCAACGCCGGCTTCGAGCAGGCCACGGTTTTCTCGGTGCTCAACAGCCAGAATCCGGGGCTCGCAAGCGTCTCCGGCGCCATGTTTGCGGAGAAAGCCATGGAGAAGCTCAGGTCTGTGTCTATGGAGGATTTGAATGGGGTTAGTAGCATGGAGTTGTTTGGGGAGTAg
- the LOC130988005 gene encoding uncharacterized protein LOC130988005 isoform X1, protein MVNYLDPEGRAELTAEDLMAESGVVESELIQVNVNFIGDCHVVVEEIENSPGTTLSMYIPKGILFYLLCLEPERPWNLTRTSALEKSLRENVGWQKLIKRGMHALKKPQYE, encoded by the exons ATGGTTAACTACCTGGATCCAGAAGGGAGGGCGGAGCTAACCGCAGAAGATTTGATGGCGGAATCGGGGGTTGTGGAGAGTGAGTTGATTCAGGTGAATGTGAATTTCATTGGGGATTGCCatgtggtggtggaggagatagAAAACTCTCCAGGAACAACTCTTTCTAT GTATATTCCTAAAGGGATACTTTTTTATCTTCTTTGCTTGGAACCAGAGAGACCTTGGAACTTGACT AGAACAAGTGCTTTGGAGAAATCTCTGAGGGAAAATGTTGGTTGGCAGAAATTGATAAAGAGAGGCATGCACGCTTTGAAGAAGCCACAATACGAG TAA
- the LOC130988011 gene encoding uncharacterized protein LOC130988011 isoform X2, with product MVLLCFVLDLRSLSPPVLRDLKQSLLQLANYYAVSSPKVDYCVDGTQSNSKPLPDRIGLCYIVRNRITCSDELKIAYNPQGKFSLRDLHRALNNLPLDTFCPESNDSEGIYLKLADVLSEKTVYTWGGQDKTVKRKVILISSSLVGALDPVTMKALTDAADKCVLVEFILLEQTSSQLSNNSENVNQFVKQIGSLTNCSFQTCVPGLQVLYGLGKRWFQELKDDKDVPLQAHFIFKSSLMSSCNQISCNLCVSFNPTVDEFNYCQCILFLQTCRCHGIPLDHSSVHQSKKFYYCPVTHDNLGSLDINENSVRVGEQTILYMPSFYDRPKLKKVTSIDFDVIQRTNLGSLDEGLIMGAAYYVTPTSLNSDESNNSELNCQLFQVVCRVLKSLDQGLVCSSTCNIETATDTSFRFFYILLPSDKGLMLLRRLSASEELLPMLAYNHLTSSSVLEEMESAVRASLLKVEVSDYNPVQHERGFHKKLNMLVKESLQFGAILPQRKEQISTSDFNVQSSELQPSKPAAGNVVTGDEPPESDTKLGENRSRPSLAEEWEQLIVTELGSMHSPTCIANTKLDQPVVASPSQSSRQLDEKTSRILERLEVPKQLKRKAASPTISCSFSADVCGPVKKPLIPYRTTDSEDQGSVFTQPIKPNFQRLKRKK from the exons ATGGTGCTGCTCTGCTTCGTATTGGATTTGCGGAGCTTATCGCCTCCAGTTCTTCGAGATCTGAAGCAG TCATTGTTGCAGCTTGCAAATTACTACGCAGTTTCGAGTCCGAAGGTTGATTATTGTGTTGACGGAACTCAATCGAATTCGAAGCCTCTGCCTGACCGGATTGGACTGTGCTATATCGTGCGGAACCGAATTACTTGTTCCGATGAG CTGAAGATTGCATATAATCCCCAAGGAAAGTTCAGCTTACGCGACCTTCATCGTGCACTGAATAATTTGCCTCTTGATACTTTTTGTCCTGAATCTAATGATTCTGAAGGCATAT ACCTGAAGCTGGCAGATGTTCTGAGTGAAAAAACTGTATACACTTGGGGAGGCCAAGATAAAACTGTTAAAAGAAAAGTGATTTTGATTAGTTCTTCTCTTGTTGGTGCCTTGGATCCTGTAACAATGAAGGCTCTGACA GATGCAGCTGACAAGTGTGTTTTGGTAGAATTCATTTTGTTGGAGCAAACATCAAGTCAACTAAGTAACAACAGTGAGAATGTCAACCAATTTGTTAAGCAGATTGGTTCTCTAACAAACTGCTCATTTCAGACCTGCGTACCAG gTCTACAGGTATTGTATGGTCTAGGAAAAAGATGGTTTCAGGAATTAAAGGATGACAAAGATGTACCACTACAAGCCCATTTTATCTTCAAGAGTAGTTTAATGAGCAGCTGCAATCAGATATCCTGCAACTTGTGTGTGTCTTTCAACCCCACAGTTGATGAGTTCAATTATTGTCAG TGTATTCTATTTCTGCAGACATGCAGATGTCATGGCATTCCGTTGGATCACTCAAGTGTGCATCAGAGCAAGAAGTTTTATTATTGCCCCGTAACCCATGATAATCTTGGATCTTTAGATATAAATGAGAACTCTGTCAGGGTTGGTGAACAAACAATACTATACATGCCCTCTTTTTATGACAGACCAAAGCTGAAGAAAGTTACATCTATTGATTTTGATGTCATTCAGAGGACCAACTTAGGATCACTAGATGaag GGTTAATAATGGGTGCTGCGTATTATGTTACTCCAACTTCTCTCAATTCAGATGAGAGTAACAACTCAGAGCTAAATTGCCAAC TCTTTCAAGTCGTGTGTAGAGTTCTAAAATCCCTTGATCAGGGTCTGGTTTGCTCTTCTACTTGTAACATTGAAACTGCAACAGATACTTCATTCCGGTTCTTTTATATTCTTCTACCTTCGGACAAAGGGCTGATGCTTCTGAGG AGGCTTTCAGCATCAGAAGAGTTGTTGCCCATGCTTGCTTATAATCACCTCACTAGCTCTTCTGTACTTGAAGAGATGGAAAGCGCAGTCCGAGCCTCTTTGCTAAAG GTGGAAGTGAGCGACTACAATCCAGTCCAACACGAGAGAGGTTTCCATAAAAAGTTAAACATGCTTGTTAAAGAGAGCCTACAATTTGG GGCAATACTTCCACAACGCAAGGAACAAATCTCAACTTCAGACTTCAACGTGCAGAGCTCTGAGCTTCAACCATCAAAGCCGGCAGCAGGCAACGTTGTTACAGGAGACGAACCACCAGAATCCGATACTAAACTAGGAGAAAACAGAAGCCGTCCATCTCTAGCAGAAGAATGGGAGCAACTTATTGTCACTGAGCTTGGCAGCATGCATTCTCCAACATGCATTGCAAACACAAAGCTAGATCAACCGGTCGTTGCATCGCCATCACAAAGTAGCAGGCAACTGGATGAGAAAACTTCAAGAATCCTCGAGCGACTGGAAGTCCCCAAGCAGCTAAAAAGGAAAGCAGCTTCGCCTACAATCTCATGCAGTTTTTCTGCTGATGTTTGTGGGCCGGTAAAGAAGCCCCTGATACCGTATAGGACCACTGACAGCGAAGATCAAGGCTCGGTATTCACCCAACCAATAAAGCCCAATTTCCAGAGATTAAAAAGGAAGAAGTAG
- the LOC130988011 gene encoding uncharacterized protein LOC130988011 isoform X3: protein MVLLCFVLDLRSLSPPVLRDLKQSLLQLANYYAVSSPKVDYCVDGTQSNSKPLPDRIGLCYIVRNRITCSDELKIAYNPQGKFSLRDLHRALNNLPLDTFCPESNDSEGICKDLKLADVLSEKTVYTWGGQDKTVKRKVILISSSLVGALDPVTMKALTDAADKCVLVEFILLEQTSSQLSNNSENVNQFVKQIGSLTNCSFQTCVPGLQVLYGLGKRWFQELKDDKDVPLQAHFIFKSSLMSSCNQISCNLCVSFNPTVDEFNYCQTCRCHGIPLDHSSVHQSKKFYYCPVTHDNLGSLDINENSVRVGEQTILYMPSFYDRPKLKKVTSIDFDVIQRTNLGSLDEGLIMGAAYYVTPTSLNSDESNNSELNCQLFQVVCRVLKSLDQGLVCSSTCNIETATDTSFRFFYILLPSDKGLMLLRRLSASEELLPMLAYNHLTSSSVLEEMESAVRASLLKVEVSDYNPVQHERGFHKKLNMLVKESLQFGAILPQRKEQISTSDFNVQSSELQPSKPAAGNVVTGDEPPESDTKLGENRSRPSLAEEWEQLIVTELGSMHSPTCIANTKLDQPVVASPSQSSRQLDEKTSRILERLEVPKQLKRKAASPTISCSFSADVCGPVKKPLIPYRTTDSEDQGSVFTQPIKPNFQRLKRKK from the exons ATGGTGCTGCTCTGCTTCGTATTGGATTTGCGGAGCTTATCGCCTCCAGTTCTTCGAGATCTGAAGCAG TCATTGTTGCAGCTTGCAAATTACTACGCAGTTTCGAGTCCGAAGGTTGATTATTGTGTTGACGGAACTCAATCGAATTCGAAGCCTCTGCCTGACCGGATTGGACTGTGCTATATCGTGCGGAACCGAATTACTTGTTCCGATGAG CTGAAGATTGCATATAATCCCCAAGGAAAGTTCAGCTTACGCGACCTTCATCGTGCACTGAATAATTTGCCTCTTGATACTTTTTGTCCTGAATCTAATGATTCTGAAGGCATATGTAAGG ACCTGAAGCTGGCAGATGTTCTGAGTGAAAAAACTGTATACACTTGGGGAGGCCAAGATAAAACTGTTAAAAGAAAAGTGATTTTGATTAGTTCTTCTCTTGTTGGTGCCTTGGATCCTGTAACAATGAAGGCTCTGACA GATGCAGCTGACAAGTGTGTTTTGGTAGAATTCATTTTGTTGGAGCAAACATCAAGTCAACTAAGTAACAACAGTGAGAATGTCAACCAATTTGTTAAGCAGATTGGTTCTCTAACAAACTGCTCATTTCAGACCTGCGTACCAG gTCTACAGGTATTGTATGGTCTAGGAAAAAGATGGTTTCAGGAATTAAAGGATGACAAAGATGTACCACTACAAGCCCATTTTATCTTCAAGAGTAGTTTAATGAGCAGCTGCAATCAGATATCCTGCAACTTGTGTGTGTCTTTCAACCCCACAGTTGATGAGTTCAATTATTGTCAG ACATGCAGATGTCATGGCATTCCGTTGGATCACTCAAGTGTGCATCAGAGCAAGAAGTTTTATTATTGCCCCGTAACCCATGATAATCTTGGATCTTTAGATATAAATGAGAACTCTGTCAGGGTTGGTGAACAAACAATACTATACATGCCCTCTTTTTATGACAGACCAAAGCTGAAGAAAGTTACATCTATTGATTTTGATGTCATTCAGAGGACCAACTTAGGATCACTAGATGaag GGTTAATAATGGGTGCTGCGTATTATGTTACTCCAACTTCTCTCAATTCAGATGAGAGTAACAACTCAGAGCTAAATTGCCAAC TCTTTCAAGTCGTGTGTAGAGTTCTAAAATCCCTTGATCAGGGTCTGGTTTGCTCTTCTACTTGTAACATTGAAACTGCAACAGATACTTCATTCCGGTTCTTTTATATTCTTCTACCTTCGGACAAAGGGCTGATGCTTCTGAGG AGGCTTTCAGCATCAGAAGAGTTGTTGCCCATGCTTGCTTATAATCACCTCACTAGCTCTTCTGTACTTGAAGAGATGGAAAGCGCAGTCCGAGCCTCTTTGCTAAAG GTGGAAGTGAGCGACTACAATCCAGTCCAACACGAGAGAGGTTTCCATAAAAAGTTAAACATGCTTGTTAAAGAGAGCCTACAATTTGG GGCAATACTTCCACAACGCAAGGAACAAATCTCAACTTCAGACTTCAACGTGCAGAGCTCTGAGCTTCAACCATCAAAGCCGGCAGCAGGCAACGTTGTTACAGGAGACGAACCACCAGAATCCGATACTAAACTAGGAGAAAACAGAAGCCGTCCATCTCTAGCAGAAGAATGGGAGCAACTTATTGTCACTGAGCTTGGCAGCATGCATTCTCCAACATGCATTGCAAACACAAAGCTAGATCAACCGGTCGTTGCATCGCCATCACAAAGTAGCAGGCAACTGGATGAGAAAACTTCAAGAATCCTCGAGCGACTGGAAGTCCCCAAGCAGCTAAAAAGGAAAGCAGCTTCGCCTACAATCTCATGCAGTTTTTCTGCTGATGTTTGTGGGCCGGTAAAGAAGCCCCTGATACCGTATAGGACCACTGACAGCGAAGATCAAGGCTCGGTATTCACCCAACCAATAAAGCCCAATTTCCAGAGATTAAAAAGGAAGAAGTAG
- the LOC130988011 gene encoding uncharacterized protein LOC130988011 isoform X1: MVLLCFVLDLRSLSPPVLRDLKQSLLQLANYYAVSSPKVDYCVDGTQSNSKPLPDRIGLCYIVRNRITCSDELKIAYNPQGKFSLRDLHRALNNLPLDTFCPESNDSEGICKDLKLADVLSEKTVYTWGGQDKTVKRKVILISSSLVGALDPVTMKALTDAADKCVLVEFILLEQTSSQLSNNSENVNQFVKQIGSLTNCSFQTCVPGLQVLYGLGKRWFQELKDDKDVPLQAHFIFKSSLMSSCNQISCNLCVSFNPTVDEFNYCQCILFLQTCRCHGIPLDHSSVHQSKKFYYCPVTHDNLGSLDINENSVRVGEQTILYMPSFYDRPKLKKVTSIDFDVIQRTNLGSLDEGLIMGAAYYVTPTSLNSDESNNSELNCQLFQVVCRVLKSLDQGLVCSSTCNIETATDTSFRFFYILLPSDKGLMLLRRLSASEELLPMLAYNHLTSSSVLEEMESAVRASLLKVEVSDYNPVQHERGFHKKLNMLVKESLQFGAILPQRKEQISTSDFNVQSSELQPSKPAAGNVVTGDEPPESDTKLGENRSRPSLAEEWEQLIVTELGSMHSPTCIANTKLDQPVVASPSQSSRQLDEKTSRILERLEVPKQLKRKAASPTISCSFSADVCGPVKKPLIPYRTTDSEDQGSVFTQPIKPNFQRLKRKK; the protein is encoded by the exons ATGGTGCTGCTCTGCTTCGTATTGGATTTGCGGAGCTTATCGCCTCCAGTTCTTCGAGATCTGAAGCAG TCATTGTTGCAGCTTGCAAATTACTACGCAGTTTCGAGTCCGAAGGTTGATTATTGTGTTGACGGAACTCAATCGAATTCGAAGCCTCTGCCTGACCGGATTGGACTGTGCTATATCGTGCGGAACCGAATTACTTGTTCCGATGAG CTGAAGATTGCATATAATCCCCAAGGAAAGTTCAGCTTACGCGACCTTCATCGTGCACTGAATAATTTGCCTCTTGATACTTTTTGTCCTGAATCTAATGATTCTGAAGGCATATGTAAGG ACCTGAAGCTGGCAGATGTTCTGAGTGAAAAAACTGTATACACTTGGGGAGGCCAAGATAAAACTGTTAAAAGAAAAGTGATTTTGATTAGTTCTTCTCTTGTTGGTGCCTTGGATCCTGTAACAATGAAGGCTCTGACA GATGCAGCTGACAAGTGTGTTTTGGTAGAATTCATTTTGTTGGAGCAAACATCAAGTCAACTAAGTAACAACAGTGAGAATGTCAACCAATTTGTTAAGCAGATTGGTTCTCTAACAAACTGCTCATTTCAGACCTGCGTACCAG gTCTACAGGTATTGTATGGTCTAGGAAAAAGATGGTTTCAGGAATTAAAGGATGACAAAGATGTACCACTACAAGCCCATTTTATCTTCAAGAGTAGTTTAATGAGCAGCTGCAATCAGATATCCTGCAACTTGTGTGTGTCTTTCAACCCCACAGTTGATGAGTTCAATTATTGTCAG TGTATTCTATTTCTGCAGACATGCAGATGTCATGGCATTCCGTTGGATCACTCAAGTGTGCATCAGAGCAAGAAGTTTTATTATTGCCCCGTAACCCATGATAATCTTGGATCTTTAGATATAAATGAGAACTCTGTCAGGGTTGGTGAACAAACAATACTATACATGCCCTCTTTTTATGACAGACCAAAGCTGAAGAAAGTTACATCTATTGATTTTGATGTCATTCAGAGGACCAACTTAGGATCACTAGATGaag GGTTAATAATGGGTGCTGCGTATTATGTTACTCCAACTTCTCTCAATTCAGATGAGAGTAACAACTCAGAGCTAAATTGCCAAC TCTTTCAAGTCGTGTGTAGAGTTCTAAAATCCCTTGATCAGGGTCTGGTTTGCTCTTCTACTTGTAACATTGAAACTGCAACAGATACTTCATTCCGGTTCTTTTATATTCTTCTACCTTCGGACAAAGGGCTGATGCTTCTGAGG AGGCTTTCAGCATCAGAAGAGTTGTTGCCCATGCTTGCTTATAATCACCTCACTAGCTCTTCTGTACTTGAAGAGATGGAAAGCGCAGTCCGAGCCTCTTTGCTAAAG GTGGAAGTGAGCGACTACAATCCAGTCCAACACGAGAGAGGTTTCCATAAAAAGTTAAACATGCTTGTTAAAGAGAGCCTACAATTTGG GGCAATACTTCCACAACGCAAGGAACAAATCTCAACTTCAGACTTCAACGTGCAGAGCTCTGAGCTTCAACCATCAAAGCCGGCAGCAGGCAACGTTGTTACAGGAGACGAACCACCAGAATCCGATACTAAACTAGGAGAAAACAGAAGCCGTCCATCTCTAGCAGAAGAATGGGAGCAACTTATTGTCACTGAGCTTGGCAGCATGCATTCTCCAACATGCATTGCAAACACAAAGCTAGATCAACCGGTCGTTGCATCGCCATCACAAAGTAGCAGGCAACTGGATGAGAAAACTTCAAGAATCCTCGAGCGACTGGAAGTCCCCAAGCAGCTAAAAAGGAAAGCAGCTTCGCCTACAATCTCATGCAGTTTTTCTGCTGATGTTTGTGGGCCGGTAAAGAAGCCCCTGATACCGTATAGGACCACTGACAGCGAAGATCAAGGCTCGGTATTCACCCAACCAATAAAGCCCAATTTCCAGAGATTAAAAAGGAAGAAGTAG
- the LOC130988011 gene encoding uncharacterized protein LOC130988011 isoform X4, protein MSENFYFKQLKIAYNPQGKFSLRDLHRALNNLPLDTFCPESNDSEGICKDLKLADVLSEKTVYTWGGQDKTVKRKVILISSSLVGALDPVTMKALTDAADKCVLVEFILLEQTSSQLSNNSENVNQFVKQIGSLTNCSFQTCVPGLQVLYGLGKRWFQELKDDKDVPLQAHFIFKSSLMSSCNQISCNLCVSFNPTVDEFNYCQCILFLQTCRCHGIPLDHSSVHQSKKFYYCPVTHDNLGSLDINENSVRVGEQTILYMPSFYDRPKLKKVTSIDFDVIQRTNLGSLDEGLIMGAAYYVTPTSLNSDESNNSELNCQLFQVVCRVLKSLDQGLVCSSTCNIETATDTSFRFFYILLPSDKGLMLLRRLSASEELLPMLAYNHLTSSSVLEEMESAVRASLLKVEVSDYNPVQHERGFHKKLNMLVKESLQFGAILPQRKEQISTSDFNVQSSELQPSKPAAGNVVTGDEPPESDTKLGENRSRPSLAEEWEQLIVTELGSMHSPTCIANTKLDQPVVASPSQSSRQLDEKTSRILERLEVPKQLKRKAASPTISCSFSADVCGPVKKPLIPYRTTDSEDQGSVFTQPIKPNFQRLKRKK, encoded by the exons ATGAG TGAAAACTTCTACTTTAAACAGCTGAAGATTGCATATAATCCCCAAGGAAAGTTCAGCTTACGCGACCTTCATCGTGCACTGAATAATTTGCCTCTTGATACTTTTTGTCCTGAATCTAATGATTCTGAAGGCATATGTAAGG ACCTGAAGCTGGCAGATGTTCTGAGTGAAAAAACTGTATACACTTGGGGAGGCCAAGATAAAACTGTTAAAAGAAAAGTGATTTTGATTAGTTCTTCTCTTGTTGGTGCCTTGGATCCTGTAACAATGAAGGCTCTGACA GATGCAGCTGACAAGTGTGTTTTGGTAGAATTCATTTTGTTGGAGCAAACATCAAGTCAACTAAGTAACAACAGTGAGAATGTCAACCAATTTGTTAAGCAGATTGGTTCTCTAACAAACTGCTCATTTCAGACCTGCGTACCAG gTCTACAGGTATTGTATGGTCTAGGAAAAAGATGGTTTCAGGAATTAAAGGATGACAAAGATGTACCACTACAAGCCCATTTTATCTTCAAGAGTAGTTTAATGAGCAGCTGCAATCAGATATCCTGCAACTTGTGTGTGTCTTTCAACCCCACAGTTGATGAGTTCAATTATTGTCAG TGTATTCTATTTCTGCAGACATGCAGATGTCATGGCATTCCGTTGGATCACTCAAGTGTGCATCAGAGCAAGAAGTTTTATTATTGCCCCGTAACCCATGATAATCTTGGATCTTTAGATATAAATGAGAACTCTGTCAGGGTTGGTGAACAAACAATACTATACATGCCCTCTTTTTATGACAGACCAAAGCTGAAGAAAGTTACATCTATTGATTTTGATGTCATTCAGAGGACCAACTTAGGATCACTAGATGaag GGTTAATAATGGGTGCTGCGTATTATGTTACTCCAACTTCTCTCAATTCAGATGAGAGTAACAACTCAGAGCTAAATTGCCAAC TCTTTCAAGTCGTGTGTAGAGTTCTAAAATCCCTTGATCAGGGTCTGGTTTGCTCTTCTACTTGTAACATTGAAACTGCAACAGATACTTCATTCCGGTTCTTTTATATTCTTCTACCTTCGGACAAAGGGCTGATGCTTCTGAGG AGGCTTTCAGCATCAGAAGAGTTGTTGCCCATGCTTGCTTATAATCACCTCACTAGCTCTTCTGTACTTGAAGAGATGGAAAGCGCAGTCCGAGCCTCTTTGCTAAAG GTGGAAGTGAGCGACTACAATCCAGTCCAACACGAGAGAGGTTTCCATAAAAAGTTAAACATGCTTGTTAAAGAGAGCCTACAATTTGG GGCAATACTTCCACAACGCAAGGAACAAATCTCAACTTCAGACTTCAACGTGCAGAGCTCTGAGCTTCAACCATCAAAGCCGGCAGCAGGCAACGTTGTTACAGGAGACGAACCACCAGAATCCGATACTAAACTAGGAGAAAACAGAAGCCGTCCATCTCTAGCAGAAGAATGGGAGCAACTTATTGTCACTGAGCTTGGCAGCATGCATTCTCCAACATGCATTGCAAACACAAAGCTAGATCAACCGGTCGTTGCATCGCCATCACAAAGTAGCAGGCAACTGGATGAGAAAACTTCAAGAATCCTCGAGCGACTGGAAGTCCCCAAGCAGCTAAAAAGGAAAGCAGCTTCGCCTACAATCTCATGCAGTTTTTCTGCTGATGTTTGTGGGCCGGTAAAGAAGCCCCTGATACCGTATAGGACCACTGACAGCGAAGATCAAGGCTCGGTATTCACCCAACCAATAAAGCCCAATTTCCAGAGATTAAAAAGGAAGAAGTAG